In Candidatus Gracilibacteria bacterium, the sequence ACCTCAAGAAATTTTTATAATGATTTCCATTTTTCCCTATTCTATCTATACTGAGTGACAGAAAAACTAGACAAACTATCCTACTAGCAACTCGCAATTATGAATATCCGACAAAAACGCCTTGCTGACGCCATACGAAGCTATGCAAGCCAAACAATTCTCAACTACGAACAGATGCAACCTCATAATTTCGGGATTATATCTGTCACCAATGTTGATATCAGTATTGATTATTCTTATGCTGACATATTCGTCACTGCTCAGACGAACGAGAAAGAATTGCCACACTTCATCGCACCAGTAGCACACGACATTGAACGACATATCGGAAAGGAATTCTCTCTGAGAAAAACTCCGCGCATACGATTCAAGCTCCCAAAAGAAGCACGAAAGGAAACAAATATTCTAGAACTTATCAATACGCTCGATCATCAATATGGACTTTCTCAGATGGATTCGTAACTTCTCGAAAAAATATAAAAATCGTGGTTTTCAATCGGAAGTCAAAAAAGAAAAACAACAAAAATATTTGTTTCGTGATTCTTGAAGTCAGATTCAGACAAAACGATGAGGAATTTTTCGTGAAAAAAAACGAGCCTTGAAGCCATTCACGAATTTTTTCCAAGAAAAGATCTATAACAACACTGCCTTTCTCTATGAAGACAAGCGAATTCTCTGATACATCGGAGCGATCCTGATAGTACTCTGTATCTATATATTCTTGTTTTCTCCATATTTTCAGATATCCCCTTCGAAAGTACTTATTAGTGCGGAGACAGATGGTATCGATATAAATATTGCATATCGCTCCATAGAAGATATCTATGAACAAAATCTGTTCTTCTTCGATGAGGAAAAACTCGCGCAGAATCTCAAGAAATATCAGAACAATATCGAAACTGTGAGTATCGACCGTCTCTATCCAAATGGACTCAAAATTATCATAAAGAGTCATCCGATACTCTATCGAGCAAGTGTGTCTGGTAGAACCAACAAAATATGGTGACTCACTGCGAATGGTGTTCTCATCCCACTTGCGAAAGAAAAAATCGAGAGCCTTCCTGCTTTTGATATCATAACGAACATTGGAGAAGATGAATTACTGGATTACAAAAGTATCATAGATGAAAACAAACTTGCGGCTATCAATAAAGTATTTGAGATTTTCAAAGAAGAATGGAGTGAAATAAAACTCGGAAAAACGCGATTTCTCACACAAGAAAATGAATTCCATGTTTCACTCGAGAATGGTGGAAGAATACTATTTGCACTCCAGGATTTCTCTGTAAACAAGACAAAAGATGCAGATATCTATAAAAATCTCAAGAATCAACTTCTGACTCTCAAAACATATATCGAGAAAAATCATGCCGTGTTCGAATCTGATGGTCTGATATATATTGATGTTCGTATTCCTGGAAAGGTTTTTGTCTGCAAAATCAAAGATGTTTGTACAAAAAATCTGGATTCTATCTATGGTGATAGATATAAATAATTTTCGCAATAATGAAGAAATCTATACTTGATGATATTATTCAGGAAATTATACGGCTCTACGGAGGCAAGAAAATAGAGCTAGACTATACGACGCCATTTCAACTTCTCTGTGCTGTCATACTTTCTGCACAGACAACCGATAAGCAAGTCAACAAAGTCAGTCCACCATTTTTCGCGAAAGTTCGCGAAGCAAAAGATATTATAGATATTTCTCTTGAGGAGATAGAATCCGATCTGAAATATGTGAACTTTTTTCGGAATAAATCTCGATATATCAAGGAAACTGGAACTCGCCTCGCGAATGAATACCATGGAGTCATTCCGAATGATATCAAGCTCCTACAGACATTCCCAGGAATCGGTATCAAAACAGCCAAAGTAATACTCTCCGTGCTCTATGATATGCCCTATATCGGTGTAGATACGCATATTCATCGAGTGCTGAATCGGATAGGAATCGTGACAACGAAAACCCCAGAACAGACAGATAGGGAAGTGGATATTCTTTTTTCACAGACTCAGAAACAGAATTTTCATCATCCGTGTGTTCTGTTCGGCAGATATACTTGTATCGCGAGAAATCCGAAATGTGAAACCTGTAGTATAAAAAAATGGTGTGCCTATTATAAACACACCATCAAGAAAATTAAATAGAACTATATGTCACTCAAACTTTCGGTTTTAATACCAAAAATCACATAATCATTCGGATTGAGCTGCGTTGGATCAAGTTCTGCTTTTCGACAAGCCAGATTGAAATAGTTTTTCGGTGCAGAATCGAGATGTACCATATGAGGCAGAATGATCGACATTTTCCCGAGATTCTGGGAGAGAAATATTATTCCTTCATTCCGAGTATCGAGGTCTTCGATTTTCTGAAGCATTCTCCGATCTGAGAGAGAAAAAATATCCACTCGAATCCGAATATCAGCCAATTTTTCTGGATTCTGGATTTCTATAGCAAAACGAGGATCCTTCAAACACAGCAGAGTATTATCGATACATTCATAGAGTGTATTTTCTTTTTTACACTGGATTCGTCCGCTCGAAGCGATAACTTTTCCCTGGTAGTACAATGTCACAAATACAGATTTTTTTGTCTTCGTATGTTCGAGAAGAGTTCACTCAATATCAGAAAGAGTAATAATTCTTTTTTCACGAAGGTAGATTTCGAGCGTTTTACGAACAAGATTTTGCATAAATTCTTATTGATGAAAATGAGTAAGAGTTTCGGTAGCCTGCCTTTCACTTTCTTTTTCTTCTTGCTCTATGCGAGCAAAAATAGAACCAATCGGGTCAGCACCAGTCACAGTATACATACGATAATATGCCCAGAAAATAACGCCTGATATCATCGCACCCAATGTCTGTACCACAATCACCAGACCAAGAAGAAGAAATAAAGCATTACTCGAAACGGAAAATGAAACATAAGCTAATGCTACGACGATTATTGTCACGAGAAAGCTCGCGATTCCAGAATACAGTGTCAGAAGTATATATCGATATTGTGTCGTCAATCCGATAATGAGCTGAAAACAAAAAGCATTCAATATGACATGTAATGCAAATATAATCAATATAGTCGAAGAATCGAGTCAAAGATTGGAAATAATCAGATAAACAGGTGCGAAGAATACATAGAGAATAATAGACATGATAGCAATCTGAGCCAATGTCGTTCGTCCTCTAGTGTAAATATTTGGGAATATTTTCGAGAGCAAAACAATATAAATAATATTCCCAATAATGAGTCAGAAGAATGTAATCATCGCTAAAAGGAGTGGGGATACCCCAACTTCCAATGAAAGATTTCCAATCAGAAAATAAGAAAAAGTGAGTATAATCACTCCAGAAACAATAGAAACAATGAAAGCCGACATAATAGACATCGTAACTCCGAGTCCGTCATATCTTGGTGGTGTGAGAATCTCTTCAGGACTGAGATTATCGAGATTTTCGGAAGATAACATAAGCAAGAATAAGGAGAAAGGCTCAAACTGAGATAAATATATCCGCAATATTCAAAATGGCAAAATATTTCACCGCGATAAAATCCACCACATGCCCGACAAAAATCCGTTCATAGGCATGAGAAAGGGCTCATGAGAGAATCAGAACATATCCAGCATCGAGCAATTTCGATTTTTTCGGATACTCTACAGAGAAATACTGGTACAGAATCCCTCCGATAAGCAACAAAGTAATGATTTGTAGCATGATTCCATGAATTGGCAGGGAAAAGGCAATTCCAGAATTATACGAGAGATGGAGAGAGAAAAAATCCGTGAAAGAAATAATATTATCACGACAATATTCGACTGTCGCAGCACTATTTATTTCTGGATGAACACATATTTCTTTCCATGTTCAGAAAACCGTATCCTCAACAAAAATCTTCGATCCCATATCGAGAGCAATACAGAAGAACAGGGAAATGGTGAGGAAAAAAATGCGCATAAATCTCTAAAGAGTTGGAGGAAGAGAACATTCGGATTGGATCCATGCCTCATACGAAGCATTCGCTTCAACAATTCCGAGCTTGATAATACATGGAGTTGTATCCTTATGAGTCGCCTCGATCGTTGACTTCACGATTTCCCAGTTCTCATTCCGAGTCTTGTAGATAGTGACTATTTCAGCACTTTTGGTGAGAAATCCTTCCCACCAAAAAACACTCTCGATTGGCATATAATTCGCACAAGCGATGAGATGTTTATTGAGCAATTCGCTCGTGATTCGTACTGCTTCAGGCTTCGATGGATGTGTGACGTATATAAGTGTGAATGACATATTTCCAAAACAATAAATAATAGCAATTCTTATTAATTCCCCATTTCACCACTCACAATAGATTCTCTCACTGGTATCATCGTATACTCAATCGCTCCGACGAGCATTTTGAACGCTTCACCTCGTGTGATGCTATCATTCGGTCGAAAATGAGTTGTTATATTAATAATTCCTGCTTCAGCAAGTGCATTGATATAGCCAGAAAGAGTATTACTTTCTGAAACATCAGAAAATCCAGTAGCAGTTGACGTGAGAGTGAGTTTTGCTGCATTGGCTACGAATTTTGCGAATTCCGCTCGAGTCACAGGATCATTCGGTCGAAAATAACTCGCACTCGCAATCAATCCATTCGAATTGGCAGTTTCGATATATCCACAGAGATTCCCAAGTGCAGCCGAAACGTCAGCATACACCGTTCCAGAACATTCTCCTGAAGGGATTTTCATAGCATTGACGACGAGCTTCGCAGACTCAGCACGAGAGAGTTTATCAGTGAGTCGATATCCGACTTCGAAATTTTGTGCATTGATAACGCCAGTTGCAGAAAGTGTTTTGGCATATTGGAGAAATTCACTTGCAGCAAAAGTATTGGCAAACAAAAATGACGTAGAAAAACTGATTACTAGGAGACGAAATAGCTTGGACATAGGGGTAAAAAATAAGGAATTAAAAGTTTTTTGTTCACATTTGATTCAGAGAAATTTATTTAAGAAAGAAAGGTGTTTGTCAGACCAGTAGAAGATGTTGGTTGGATAAATTCTATAGTTATTCATCATATAACAGATCATGACGGAACTACTGAAGAATCATCTATTACAATAATTCTATTAATTTTTCATCAAAAATCCTCACAAAACTTTCGTATCTGCTCCAATCGTAAATCTTTTTTGTGAGTTGCTTCATAGAGCCACTGCCTCCACTCAAATGGATTAGCAATATTTCTAGGTTTGTACATAGTCTTTTGAACAGAGTTTTGTCATATAGCTTTAGCAAGTATTTCTTCAGGAAGAGTCTTTCTCCAATCAGAAGAAATAACTATTTTCACATTTCATCAAATGCTCTGAATGAAACTATTCAGCACTCGCTTTTTCTCCTCAGAAATGGTTTGCAAGACAAGATCATATCTTCCAATCTTTGTCCAGTAATTTCTCCAAAAAATCTGTCTCCAATGATCCGAAAGACTAATGAATGGACACATAACACCATCTATATCAAGAAAGATAAAATTAGTTGAAGATTGTTTTTCTGTTTCCATAATAGTACAACAATGAAAAGTTACTGATAAATCTCCTTCGCATCGATTTTCTTGAGATTTCATTTTTTCCACCAGTCAGTGAATCCCGTTTTCTGGAGCTCTTGCCAGAGTTTTTTCGCACTCTCCGTTCTGAGCGCTTTCCCAACATTGATGATCCAATCCTCAGCCTCATGGAATCCGAGTTCCATATATTTCTTCGCCTGAAACGCCTGTTCGAGATAGTCAGCATCCTTCGCAACTATTCCTTCAAGTGTCGTCCGATGCTCGTATTCATGAAAAAGCTCGAGAATATCAGCACCAAACTCGATATCCTGGAATTGATCCTGCATCACTTGTTCTTCGACTTCCATCTTGTTCGTGATATATCGCGTCGCTACCTTGTGCATATCACCCACTCGACTCTCGGCAATATCATGCCAGACAAGCATGCTCGCACACTTATTCGCATCAGCTCACTCCATCTGGGCAAGGATATAGGCAATCTGTGCAGCGTTCAGGCTATGTTCCGCGACAGAGTCAGGATTCGAAATGCCCGCCATTCTCCAACCCTCATGTTTGATTTCTTTGAGTTGGAAGCATTCGAAGATGAGATTGGTGAGTTTTTTGAGCATAGCTTATAGGATATTATCAAGAGTATCTTGTTCCTGCTTCAATCTTTCTTTTTGCATTCTCTTTACCTCAATCCAATTCCCATTATTAGAACCATCTATATTGAGACGTTCGCTAAATTTTGTATAACATCGTTCAAATACTTTTTCTTTATTGATTTTTCATTCCTGTTCTAGATTCTCGAGAAGACAAATATAATCCCAAAAAACATCTCCGAGCTCATCTTCGAGATATACTTGTTTTCCATTTTCTAGCTCTTCTTTTACTTCATTCATTTCATCCAGAATTCCATCAAAAAAAGTCTGACTTCACTTAAAAAAATTTCCGTCACCGTGTTTCATAAGAAATGGTATACGTTTCTCTGTGAGAATAATGAGTTTCTGGATAATAGAAAGCATATGATAGATTAAATAAATACTCTTTTTGCCTTATTTGAACTGGAGACATTCGAAGATGAGATTGGTGAGTTTTTTGAACATTAATTAAGAAGGATAAAAAAATACACAGACTACAATTCTAATTCAAAATGCAAGTCAGAAATATCTCAAACGAGTTGGATAAACCAAACAGGAACCCTATTCACTGAAAATAATCCATCTCATTGTTTCCAGCTAACAATTTCTCCAGCCTTCAATAATCGAGTTGCTGCTTTCCGATAAAATCAGATAGCATCAGGTACTGAAAATAATATAATTTTTTGGGTTTTAAATCTTTTCTCACTTCCTGAATAAATCTACTAAGACATAAAATTCAAAGTCATGGATACTTCCGTAATCAAGCATTTCGAAATCTTATAGGATTAACGAGAGTATTTTTAACGAGGTTTGCAGTATGTAATCGAATAATCTTGATTACTCCTACTCATACATGATTATAGATAATCTCTCCAACAAAATCATATTCCCCCTCATTATTCTTTGAAACAAAGAAGTTTATATAGGGAAGATTTGGATATTGTTTAGATGTTCATTTTTCTATTACCAAGTCTTGTTCATTCATAAAACTTGAATTCTTATAAAAACACTCTTTTTGCTTTCTTCTTTCCCATCTCAACCAGAGTTCCTTCGGGAGAAATTGTAACGAGAAATTTCGGATCTGTAATCACTTCGCCATTCACTCGGACAGAATTCCCAGCGAGTGCATTGCGAACATCTCAGGAAGTTGCACAGAAGTTTAATTCTTTCAGAATATCTCCAATAAACATTTTCCCGTCTAGCAACTTGGAACTAGTTACTTGGAACTTCTCGATACTTCCAGTATCGAGGGGATCATACGGTTTCCCATGATACATCGTGACGACATAGTCAGCAAGTTCTTTCTTCAGGATATTCGGATGTTCACCAGATTCCAGTCGTTTTGCAATGACATCCACCTGTTCGATGGTCATATCCGTCGCGAAGGTGAAGTAGTGAACGATGAGACTATCATCGACATTGATGAGCTTCTGATACATATCGAATGGAGTATCATCGATGAGGATACAGTTTGGGCTTGTTTTACTCATCTTTTTTCCATCCGTTCCGACGAGGAGATCGAATGTCATAATATCCTGCTTCGGCAGTCCAAATGCATTCATCATCGTACGTCCAGCTAAGAGATTGAAGTACTGATCATTCCCACCGAGTTCGAGATCACAGGAACCATATTTCTTCGCGATGGCGACACTATCATATCCTTGCATGATAGGATAGAGAAATTCCTGAAGGGAAATGCGCTTTCCTTCCTTGTAGCGCTTCGAGAAATTATCACGATCGAGCATCTCCGCCACGGAGAAATTCTTCGCAAGTTCACCAACTCAAGCAAAATTCACTACATCGAGTCATTCACTATTGTAGTAGACATTGATCTTCGAAATATCGATGACTTTCGAGAATTTCTGGAGGAATACCTCACAATTGCGACGAGTCTCCTCTCGTGTGAGCATCGGACGTTCTGCATCTTTATCACTCGTATCACCGACTTGTGCCGTCGCATCACCGAACAAGAGAACAATCTCATGTCCGAGCGCTTGGAATTCCTTGAGCTTCAAGAATGGTACCATATGCCCGATATGAATCTTCGCAGCGGTCGGATCGATTCCGAACTTCACGCGGAGCTTTTCTCCAGCAAGGAGACGTTTCTCGAGATTGGCTCGGTCGATAACATTGGACACTCACTTCGTGAGGAGATTATGGATTTGAGAATTTTGCATAATTATAATACCTTATCAATAAGTCCATACTTCATCGCCTCTTCTGCGGTCATATAGTTGTCACGATCACAATCCTTTCGGACTTTATCGAGGTCTTGTCCACTATGACTCGCGAGAATTTTGTAGAGAACTTCACCGGTTTTTATGATATGATCCGCGGCAATCTTGATATCGATAGCTTGACCTTCCATGCC encodes:
- a CDS encoding signal peptidase II is translated as MRIFFLTISLFFCIALDMGSKIFVEDTVFGTWKEICVHPEINSAATVEYCRDNIISFTDFFSLHLSYNSGIAFSLPIHGIMLQIITLLLIGGILYQYFSVEYPKKSKLLDAGYVLILSGALSHAYERIFVGHVVDFIAVKYFAILNIADIFISVGAFLLILAYVIFRKSR
- a CDS encoding FtsQ-type POTRA domain-containing protein, translating into MDFLRWIRNFSKKYKNRGFQSEVKKEKQQKYLFRDSGSQIQTKRGGIFREKKRALKPFTNFFQEKIYNNTAFLYEDKRILGYIGAILIVLCIYIFLFSPYFQISPSKVLISAETDGIDINIAYRSIEDIYEQNLFFFDEEKLAQNLKKYQNNIETVSIDRLYPNGLKIIIKSHPILYRASVSGRTNKIWGLTANGVLIPLAKEKIESLPAFDIITNIGEDELLDYKSIIDENKLAAINKVFEIFKEEWSEIKLGKTRFLTQENEFHVSLENGGRILFALQDFSVNKTKDADIYKNLKNQLLTLKTYIEKNHAVFESDGLIYIDVRIPGKVFVCKIKDVCTKNLDSIYGDRYK
- a CDS encoding HAD domain-containing protein yields the protein METEKQSSTNFIFLDIDGVMCPFISLSDHWRQIFWRNYWTKIGRYDLVLQTISEEKKRVLNSFIQSIGGNVKIVISSDWRKTLPEEILAKAIGQNSVQKTMYKPRNIANPFEWRQWLYEATHKKDLRLEQIRKFCEDFGGKINRIIVIDDSSVVPSGSVIGGITIEFIQPTSSTGLTNTFLS
- a CDS encoding MazG nucleotide pyrophosphohydrolase domain-containing protein, with protein sequence MLSIIQKLIILTEKRIPFLMKHGDGNFFKGSQTFFDGILDEMNEVKEELENGKQVYLEDELGDVFWDYICLLENLEQEGKINKEKVFERCYTKFSERLNIDGSNNGNWIEVKRMQKERLKQEQDTLDNIL
- a CDS encoding S-layer homology domain-containing protein is translated as MSKLFRLLVISFSTSFLFANTFAASEFLQYAKTLSATGVINAQNFEVGYRLTDKLSRAESAKLVVNAMKIPSGECSGTVYADVSAALGNLCGYIETANSNGLIASASYFRPNDPVTRAEFAKFVANAAKLTLTSTATGFSDVSESNTLSGYINALAEAGIINITTHFRPNDSITRGEAFKMLVGAIEYTMIPVRESIVSGEMGN
- a CDS encoding endonuclease III, which produces MKKSILDDIIQEIIRLYGGKKIELDYTTPFQLLCAVILSAQTTDKQVNKVSPPFFAKVREAKDIIDISLEEIESDLKYVNFFRNKSRYIKETGTRLANEYHGVIPNDIKLLQTFPGIGIKTAKVILSVLYDMPYIGVDTHIHRVLNRIGIVTTKTPEQTDREVDILFSQTQKQNFHHPCVLFGRYTCIARNPKCETCSIKKWCAYYKHTIKKIK
- the tyrS gene encoding tyrosine--tRNA ligase, which encodes MQNSQIHNLLTKGVSNVIDRANLEKRLLAGEKLRVKFGIDPTAAKIHIGHMVPFLKLKEFQALGHEIVLLFGDATAQVGDTSDKDAERPMLTREETRRNCEVFLQKFSKVIDISKINVYYNSEGLDVVNFAGVGELAKNFSVAEMLDRDNFSKRYKEGKRISLQEFLYPIMQGYDSVAIAKKYGSCDLELGGNDQYFNLLAGRTMMNAFGLPKQDIMTFDLLVGTDGKKMSKTSPNCILIDDTPFDMYQKLINVDDSLIVHYFTFATDMTIEQVDVIAKRLESGEHPNILKKELADYVVTMYHGKPYDPLDTGSIEKFQVTSSKLLDGKMFIGDILKELNFCATSGDVRNALAGNSVRVNGEVITDPKFLVTISPEGTLVEMGKKKAKRVFL
- a CDS encoding AMMECR1 domain-containing protein; this translates as MQNLVRKTLEIYLREKRIITLSDIEGTLLEHTKTKKSVFVTLYYQGKVIASSGRIQCKKENTLYECIDNTLLCLKDPRFAIEIQNPEKLADIRIRVDIFSLSDRRMLQKIEDLDTRNEGIIFLSQNLGKMSIILPHMVHLDSAPKNYFNLACRKAELDPTQLNPNDYVIFGIKTESLSDI
- a CDS encoding HD domain-containing protein, encoding MLKKLTNLIFECFQLKEIKHEGWRMAGISNPDSVAEHSLNAAQIAYILAQMEGADANKCASMLVWHDIAESRVGDMHKVATRYITNKMEVEEQVMQDQFQDIEFGADILELFHEYEHRTTLEGIVAKDADYLEQAFQAKKYMELGFHEAEDWIINVGKALRTESAKKLWQELQKTGFTDWWKKGNLKKIDAKEIYQ
- a CDS encoding ribosome-binding factor A, with amino-acid sequence MNIRQKRLADAIRSYASQTILNYEQMQPHNFGIISVTNVDISIDYSYADIFVTAQTNEKELPHFIAPVAHDIERHIGKEFSLRKTPRIRFKLPKEARKETNILELINTLDHQYGLSQMDS
- a CDS encoding divalent-cation tolerance protein CutA, with protein sequence MSFTLIYVTHPSKPEAVRITSELLNKHLIACANYMPIESVFWWEGFLTKSAEIVTIYKTRNENWEIVKSTIEATHKDTTPCIIKLGIVEANASYEAWIQSECSLPPTL